The Sphingomicrobium sp. genome has a window encoding:
- the secF gene encoding protein translocase subunit SecF — translation MKLLKLVPDHTNINFMRWRNLALVLSIIATIASLALVGVKGLNLGVDFVGGQVVRVTFAQPVNIEDLRGRVDKLEVGDASIQQFGDDRTYQIRLPKPDGSEGEAAAIVTKVREFIPQAYPGAKVGAGEAVSGKVSEELARDGALSITLAMIGIAIYIWFRFEWQFGVGALLTLFHDVSMTLGFFSLTGLQVDLNVVAAILTIVGYSLNDTVVIYDRIRENLRKYRKMAIVPLLNLSLNETLSRTIVTSLSILLALGMLMILGPDVIFGLTIAIFLGIFIGTYSSIYISSPVLVWLGVKPDSFLRSGDEKDEAQPEPA, via the coding sequence GTGAAGCTGCTCAAGCTGGTCCCCGACCATACGAACATCAACTTCATGCGCTGGCGCAATCTTGCGCTGGTGCTGTCGATCATCGCCACGATCGCCAGCCTCGCGCTGGTCGGCGTCAAGGGCCTCAACCTCGGCGTCGACTTCGTCGGCGGCCAGGTGGTGCGCGTGACCTTCGCTCAGCCGGTGAACATTGAAGACCTGCGCGGGCGCGTCGACAAGCTCGAGGTCGGCGACGCGAGCATCCAGCAGTTCGGCGACGACCGCACCTACCAGATCCGCCTGCCCAAGCCGGACGGGTCCGAGGGCGAGGCGGCGGCGATCGTCACCAAAGTTCGCGAGTTCATCCCGCAGGCCTATCCCGGCGCGAAGGTCGGCGCGGGCGAAGCGGTGTCCGGCAAGGTCAGCGAAGAACTGGCGCGCGACGGCGCACTGTCCATCACGCTCGCGATGATCGGCATCGCCATCTACATCTGGTTCCGCTTCGAATGGCAGTTCGGCGTCGGCGCGCTGCTCACCCTCTTCCACGACGTGTCGATGACGCTCGGCTTCTTCTCGCTGACCGGGCTTCAGGTCGATCTCAACGTCGTCGCGGCGATCCTGACCATCGTCGGCTATTCGCTGAACGACACCGTCGTCATCTACGACCGGATACGCGAGAATTTGCGCAAGTACCGGAAGATGGCCATCGTCCCGCTGCTCAACCTGTCGCTGAACGAGACGCTGTCGCGGACCATCGTCACGTCGCTGTCGATCCTGCTCGCGCTCGGCATGCTGATGATCCTCGGGCCCGACGTCATCTTCGGGCTGACCATCGCCATCTTCCTCGGCATCTTCATCGGCACCTATTCGTCCATCTACATTTCGTCGCCGGTGCTGGTGTGGCTTGGCGTCAAGCCGGACAGCTTCCTGCGGAGCGGCGATGAGAAGGACGAGGCGCAGCCTGAGCCCGCCTAA